Proteins from a genomic interval of Stenotrophomonas sp. WZN-1:
- a CDS encoding LacI family DNA-binding transcriptional regulator has protein sequence MTIKGKATSLDIAHLAGVSQPTVSRALRGSPMVNAETRERILRIARELNYKVDKNASSLRLRNAGTLALLFFEDPTNDDSLINPFFHSMLGSITRACALHGQDLLVSFQQLSTDWQADYEDSNKADGIILLGYGDYHESRDRLQRLVEQGTHFVRWGAALPGQPGVSIGSDNFQGGHDITTHLLQQGCRRIAFLGHASSHYPEFQERYRGHVAALQEHGLAAEPALQHDAITTEASGQEACQALLARGEPIDAICAASDLIAIGAMRALREAGRRVPQDVAVTGFDDIPLAASVSPALTTVQQDTKQAGQLLVERLLALIGRQPVDSQSIPVKLVVRESSLCG, from the coding sequence ATGACCATCAAAGGCAAAGCCACCTCCCTGGACATCGCCCACCTGGCCGGGGTCTCCCAGCCGACCGTGTCGCGCGCCCTGCGAGGCAGCCCGATGGTCAACGCCGAGACCCGCGAGCGCATCCTGCGCATCGCCCGCGAGCTGAATTACAAGGTCGACAAGAACGCCTCCAGCCTGCGACTGCGCAATGCCGGCACGCTGGCCCTGCTGTTCTTCGAGGACCCGACCAACGACGACTCGCTGATCAACCCCTTCTTCCACTCGATGCTCGGCTCGATCACCCGTGCCTGCGCCCTGCATGGGCAGGACCTGCTGGTCTCGTTCCAGCAGCTGTCCACCGATTGGCAGGCCGATTACGAGGACAGCAACAAGGCCGACGGCATCATCCTGCTTGGCTACGGTGACTACCACGAATCGCGCGACCGCCTGCAGCGGCTGGTCGAACAGGGCACGCACTTCGTGCGCTGGGGCGCCGCCCTGCCCGGCCAGCCCGGCGTGTCGATCGGCAGCGACAACTTCCAGGGCGGGCACGACATCACCACCCACCTGCTGCAGCAGGGCTGCCGCCGCATCGCCTTCCTCGGCCATGCCTCCAGCCACTACCCCGAATTCCAGGAGCGCTACCGCGGCCATGTCGCGGCCCTGCAGGAACACGGCCTGGCCGCCGAACCGGCGCTGCAGCACGATGCGATCACCACTGAAGCCTCCGGCCAGGAGGCCTGCCAGGCACTGCTGGCGCGCGGCGAGCCGATCGATGCGATCTGCGCGGCCAGCGACCTGATCGCCATCGGCGCGATGCGCGCCCTGCGCGAGGCTGGCCGGCGGGTGCCGCAGGACGTGGCAGTAACCGGCTTCGACGACATCCCGCTGGCGGCTTCGGTGTCCCCGGCGCTGACCACCGTGCAGCAGGACACCAAGCAGGCCGGGCAGCTGCTGGTGGAGCGCCTGCTGGCCCTGATCGGCCGGCAGCCGGTGGACAGCCAGAGCATCCCGGTGAAGCTGGTAGTGCGGGAATCGTCGCTGTGCGGATAG
- a CDS encoding PAS domain-containing sensor histidine kinase, whose translation MPDSGESRTVVRIVAPFGRDADSIAAVLEGAGLATRIAGNLEELAEQLDDRTGLVVVTQEALVRGADGVLPALQQQPAWSDIPFILLRSARSYRRSTREELLPVAINVVELDRPLGSMSLISAVQGALRARDKQFLVRDQMAALADGRAALARSETELRLIADAMPVLIAFVDRSMCFRFANRAYETWFDLATGEVIGRHVREVIGETVWQQRRAAMERALDGQAALFEITWPHPLRGRRDCEVRYSPRTDTEGRVDGFHVFVTDITAAKLALSNSQQHAHALEAMVAERTRELEAQMAAREASEAALRQSQKMEAIGQLTGGIAHDFNNMLTGILSALDIVRLRLEMGRVDDLERFLDTATTSAQRAAALTQRLLAFSRRQSLDARPVEINTLLVSVQHLLHSTIGETVRLRTETCPVPLHATLDANQFESAVLNLAINARDAMPDGGELILRTAEADVHAGQYPAVPAGHYAVVAVADTGAGMAPEVVERAFEPFFTTKPIGKGTGLGMSMVYGFMQQSGGHIAIESRLGEGTTISLFIPLVEVAASEAVAAPAKDIPLGAGQSILVVEDDEQVRMLVTVVLEELGYQAQVVGDADAALPILTSDQCIDLLITDVGLPGLNGRQLAEIARHSRPTLPVLFMTGYAEKAQERSSFLDAGMAMIAKPFLLDEFSAAVRAAMPETAGGNS comes from the coding sequence ATGCCCGATAGCGGTGAGAGCCGCACGGTTGTCCGCATCGTGGCGCCGTTTGGACGCGATGCCGACAGCATTGCTGCGGTACTGGAGGGTGCAGGGTTGGCAACGCGCATCGCGGGCAACCTGGAGGAACTGGCCGAGCAGCTGGATGATCGCACCGGCCTGGTGGTGGTGACCCAGGAAGCCTTGGTGCGAGGCGCCGATGGCGTGCTGCCTGCCTTGCAGCAGCAACCGGCTTGGTCGGATATCCCGTTCATCCTGCTGCGCTCGGCGCGGTCGTATCGCCGCTCCACCCGTGAGGAACTGTTGCCAGTTGCGATCAACGTGGTGGAGCTGGACAGGCCGCTTGGCAGCATGTCCCTGATCAGTGCCGTCCAGGGCGCACTTCGGGCCCGTGACAAGCAGTTCCTCGTGCGGGATCAGATGGCGGCGTTGGCGGACGGGCGGGCCGCGCTGGCTCGCAGTGAAACCGAGTTGCGCCTGATCGCCGATGCGATGCCGGTGCTGATCGCCTTCGTTGATCGTTCGATGTGCTTCCGTTTCGCCAACCGGGCCTATGAGACCTGGTTCGATCTCGCTACCGGCGAGGTGATCGGAAGGCACGTTCGCGAGGTGATCGGCGAAACCGTATGGCAGCAGCGCAGAGCGGCGATGGAGCGCGCGCTGGATGGCCAGGCGGCGCTCTTCGAGATCACCTGGCCACATCCACTACGTGGCCGGCGCGACTGCGAAGTGCGTTACTCGCCACGCACCGATACCGAGGGCCGGGTCGACGGATTCCACGTCTTCGTTACCGATATCACCGCCGCCAAACTGGCCCTCAGCAACAGCCAGCAGCACGCGCATGCACTGGAGGCCATGGTGGCCGAGCGCACGCGGGAGCTGGAAGCGCAGATGGCCGCACGCGAGGCCAGCGAGGCCGCGCTGCGGCAGTCGCAGAAGATGGAAGCGATCGGGCAGTTGACCGGTGGCATCGCGCACGATTTCAACAACATGCTGACTGGCATCCTGTCTGCACTGGACATCGTGCGCCTGCGCCTGGAGATGGGCCGGGTGGATGATCTGGAACGTTTCCTGGATACGGCCACCACCTCGGCGCAGCGTGCCGCCGCATTGACCCAGCGCCTGCTCGCGTTCTCGCGCAGGCAGTCGCTGGACGCGCGGCCGGTGGAGATCAACACGCTGTTGGTATCGGTGCAGCACCTGTTGCACAGCACGATCGGGGAGACGGTGCGGCTGCGTACCGAGACCTGTCCGGTGCCGCTGCATGCCACGCTGGATGCCAACCAGTTCGAAAGTGCGGTGCTGAACCTGGCCATCAATGCGCGCGACGCGATGCCTGATGGCGGCGAGCTGATCCTGCGCACTGCGGAAGCGGATGTGCATGCCGGCCAGTATCCGGCAGTGCCGGCAGGGCACTATGCGGTGGTGGCAGTTGCCGACACGGGCGCCGGCATGGCGCCGGAAGTAGTCGAGCGCGCATTCGAGCCGTTCTTCACCACCAAGCCCATCGGCAAGGGAACCGGGCTGGGCATGTCGATGGTGTATGGCTTCATGCAGCAGTCCGGTGGTCACATCGCGATCGAATCGCGCTTGGGTGAGGGCACCACCATCTCCCTGTTCATTCCGCTGGTGGAGGTCGCGGCCAGCGAAGCAGTGGCCGCTCCGGCCAAGGACATTCCGCTCGGCGCTGGCCAGTCGATCCTGGTGGTTGAGGATGATGAGCAGGTGCGCATGCTGGTCACGGTGGTGCTTGAGGAGCTGGGGTACCAGGCCCAGGTGGTGGGCGATGCGGACGCCGCGCTTCCGATCCTGACTTCGGACCAATGCATCGATCTGTTGATCACCGACGTCGGCCTGCCTGGGCTCAATGGCCGCCAGCTCGCTGAAATAGCCCGTCACTCGCGGCCCACTTTGCCAGTGCTGTTCATGACCGGCTACGCGGAGAAGGCGCAGGAGCGCTCGTCCTTCCTCGATGCGGGCATGGCGATGATCGCCAAGCCGTTCCTGCTTGACGAGTTCAGTGCAGCGGTTCGCGCCGCGATGCCTGAAACGGCAGGTGGCAATTCGTAG
- a CDS encoding single-stranded DNA-binding protein: MARGINKVILVGNLGNDPDVKYTQGGMAITRISLATTSVRKDKDGNQQERTEWHRVVFFGKLGEIAGEYLRKGSSVYVEGSLRYDKYTGQDGVEKYSTDIIADEMQMLGGRGEGGGGGGGNYGGDRPQRQQAPRQEYGGGGQRGGQRGGQGGGYGNQGGNQGGGYGNQGGNQRPQPQQAPPMDDFADDDIPF, encoded by the coding sequence ATGGCGCGCGGCATCAACAAAGTCATCCTGGTCGGCAATCTCGGCAACGACCCGGACGTGAAGTACACCCAGGGCGGCATGGCGATCACCCGCATCAGCCTGGCCACCACCAGCGTCCGCAAGGACAAGGATGGCAACCAGCAGGAGCGCACCGAATGGCACCGCGTGGTGTTCTTCGGCAAGCTCGGCGAGATCGCCGGCGAGTACCTGCGCAAGGGCAGCTCGGTCTACGTCGAAGGCAGCCTGCGCTACGACAAGTACACCGGCCAGGACGGCGTGGAGAAGTACTCCACCGACATCATCGCCGATGAAATGCAGATGCTGGGCGGCCGCGGTGAAGGCGGCGGTGGTGGTGGTGGCAACTACGGCGGCGATCGTCCGCAGCGCCAGCAGGCGCCGCGCCAGGAGTACGGTGGCGGTGGCCAGCGTGGTGGCCAGCGTGGTGGCCAGGGCGGTGGCTATGGCAACCAGGGCGGCAACCAGGGTGGCGGTTACGGCAACCAGGGTGGCAACCAGCGCCCGCAGCCGCAGCAGGCGCCGCCGATGGACGACTTCGCTGACGACGATATTCCGTTCTGA